From the genome of Chanos chanos chromosome 5, fChaCha1.1, whole genome shotgun sequence, one region includes:
- the sst2 gene encoding somatostatin 2, which yields MHFSALQVTLALACLVLTATVATAGRSHMVFDSALEAPHGIAAGEQMPEMYSLPEIQWMLSGSKREAVDTDVPAEENAQVGMELVRRDDGKDRKPGCKNYFWKSRTAC from the exons ATGCACTTCTCAGCACTCCAGGTCACTCTTGCACTCGCATGTCTCGTTTTGACGGCGACCGTGGCGACGGCTGGCCGGTCTCATATGGTGTTTGACTCCGCTCTGGAGGCACCCCATGGGATAGCCGCAGGAGAACAG ATGCCAGAGATGTACAGCCTTCCGGAGATCCAGTGGATGCTGAGCGGCTCAAAGCGAGAGGCGGTGGATACCGACGTCCCCGCCGAGGAGAACGCCCAGGTCGGGATGGAGCTGGTGAGGAGGGACGACGGCAAAGACCGTAAACCGGGGTGTAAAAACTACTTCTGGAAGTCACGGACGGCCTGCTGA
- the cwc25 gene encoding pre-mRNA-splicing factor CWC25 homolog: MGGGDLNLKKSWHPQTLKNIERVWKAEQKYEAERKKIEELQKELKEERAREEITRFAQETGAIKKKDDRLDWMYQGPAGQISREEYLLGRPIDKQITQQYEEPESGPSAETGLLPGSIFSTSTTVNNLDLAAKIREDPLFDIRKREEEKKRSVLTNPVKMKEIKEMLRQNLEEKKKKKKRKKDKKEKREDKERKKEKKHKRRSSSSDDEDRKPRSHSKEENPRVTNSHSHHKPGYGLQLPANRSASDHVDKHARDRSRSPLSRRMERGGHSFHESDRRPKTKAPSPPRYRDRSHRHQNNNHTKRLSAEELEKKRRQMMEFAQEREEERESNVRKYRQQDEQEKTRDNGKNDSHARFIHDMKLESAATSSLEDRVKRNIHSIQRTPASLEKNFMRR, from the exons ATGGGAGGGGGTGATCTC AACTTGAAGAAGAGTTGGCACCCGCAAACTCTGAAGAATATCGAGCGCGTGTGGAAAGCGGAGCAGAAGTATGAAGCGGAGCGAAAGAAGATCGAGGAGCTACAGAAGGAGTTGAAAGAAGAGAGGGCTCGAGAAGAAATAACAAGATTCGCGCAAGAGACGGGCGCTATCAA GAAGAAAGATGACCGTCTCGACTGGATGTACCAGGGCCCAGCAGGGCAGATCTCGCGGGAGGAGTACCTGCTCGGACGCCCCATCGACAAGCAGATCACCCAGCAGTACGAGGAGCCAGAGAGTGGCCCGTCAGCCGAAACAGGACTCCTGCCTGGGTCAATTTTCAGCACCTCCACTACTGTCAACAACCTTGACCTGGCTGCCAAGATCAGAGAAGATCCTTTATTTGATATCAG aaagcgagaggaggagaaaaagagaagtgttCTCACAAATCCTGTGAAGATGAAGGAGATTAAAGAGATG CTCCGTCAAAatctggaggagaagaagaagaagaaaaaaaggaagaaggacaagaaagaaaagagagaagacaaagagaggaaaaaagaaaagaaacacaagaggAGAAGTTCCAGTTCTGATGATGAAGATAGGAAACCAAG GTCCCACTCAAAGGAGGAAAATCCAAGGGTTACAAACTCCCACTCACACCATAAACCTGGCTATGGATTACAG ttaccaGCTAACCGGTCGGCTTCAGACCATGTAGATAAGCATGCGAGAGATCGGAGTCGTTCTCCACTGTCACGCAGAATGGAAAGAGGGGGCCACTCTTTCCACGAATCTGACAGGAGACCCAAGACCAAAGCCCCCAGCCCCCCGAGATATCGAGACCGCTCTCACCGGCATCAGAATAACAACCACACCAA GCGTCTCTCGGCCGAAGAGCTGGAGAAGAAGAGACGGCAGATGATGGAATTCGCCCaggaaagggaggaggagagggagagcaacGTGCGGAAATACAGACAACAGGACGAGCAAGAGAAGACACGGGACAACGGCAAGAATGACAGTCACGCCAGATTCATACA TGATATGAAGCTGGAGAGCGCTGCCACCTCCTCGCTGGAGGACCGGGTCAAGAGGAACATCCACTCCATTCAGAGGACTCCCGCCTCCCTGGAAAAGAACTTCATGAGGAGATGA